The Deltaproteobacteria bacterium genome window below encodes:
- the obgE gene encoding GTPase ObgE yields MKFIDEIKILVGSGHGGAGCVSFRRESGTPRGGPDGGDGGRGGDLILKISPHLNSLVDFKANKKYIANNGSPGEGARCSGANGMDLVLLVPKGTIVKTENSEVLVDMAEHNEFVLLKGGRGGKGNHFFKTSVNQAPEHAQPGEEGEEREVTLELKLIADVGIIGFPNAGKSTLISRISAAKPKIADYPFTTLAPNLGVVKAADFKTFVVADIPGLVKGAHQGVGLGIQFLKHIERTKFFIHLIDASGLSGRDPLQDYLDLIYELEMYDKKNQDKVDFFPLTGRPQFVVLNKIDTLSEEELSILISKFNKQFNVKVIAISAFTGKNIKDLLQFLTDKLFNQENI; encoded by the coding sequence ATGAAATTTATTGATGAAATTAAAATATTAGTTGGATCTGGGCACGGAGGTGCTGGTTGCGTCAGTTTTAGAAGAGAATCTGGAACCCCTCGCGGTGGACCTGATGGTGGTGATGGCGGTCGAGGTGGGGACCTCATTTTAAAAATCAGTCCTCATTTAAATTCTTTAGTCGATTTCAAAGCCAACAAAAAATATATTGCCAACAATGGTTCTCCAGGGGAAGGGGCTCGTTGTTCTGGAGCAAATGGAATGGATCTTGTTCTTTTGGTTCCTAAGGGAACCATTGTAAAAACAGAAAACTCTGAAGTATTAGTCGATATGGCAGAGCACAATGAATTTGTTTTATTAAAGGGTGGACGCGGGGGAAAAGGAAACCACTTTTTTAAAACTTCCGTCAATCAAGCGCCTGAACACGCTCAACCAGGAGAAGAAGGTGAAGAGAGAGAAGTGACTCTTGAGCTCAAGCTCATTGCTGATGTCGGAATCATTGGATTTCCTAATGCTGGAAAATCAACGCTTATTTCTAGGATTTCAGCGGCGAAACCAAAGATCGCAGATTACCCCTTCACGACGCTGGCTCCTAATCTTGGAGTTGTCAAAGCAGCTGATTTTAAGACATTTGTTGTGGCAGATATTCCTGGACTTGTAAAGGGCGCTCATCAAGGAGTTGGCCTCGGGATACAGTTTTTAAAGCATATTGAAAGGACCAAGTTTTTTATTCATTTGATAGATGCTTCTGGGTTGTCAGGTAGAGATCCCCTTCAGGATTACTTGGATTTGATCTACGAGCTAGAGATGTATGATAAAAAAAATCAAGACAAAGTTGATTTTTTTCCTTTAACAGGGAGACCTCAGTTTGTCGTTTTAAATAAAATTGACACTCTTTCAGAAGAGGAATTATCAATTTTAATTTCAAAATTTAATAAACAGTTTAATGTCAAAGTTATTGCGATATCTGCGTTTACAGGAAAAAACATTAAAGATTTACTTCAGTTCTTAACCGATAAATTATTTAATCAGGAAAATATATGA
- the rpmA gene encoding 50S ribosomal protein L27, whose protein sequence is MASKKAGGSTKNGRDSQCKNLGVKRFGGQSVLPGTILVRQRGTRFNAGNNVKVGRDWTIYSVIEGVVKFERASKEKLKVSVYPKTA, encoded by the coding sequence ATGGCATCGAAAAAAGCTGGTGGTAGTACCAAGAATGGTCGCGATTCGCAGTGTAAAAACCTAGGTGTTAAGAGGTTTGGAGGGCAATCAGTTCTTCCAGGTACTATTCTTGTAAGACAGCGTGGAACAAGATTTAATGCTGGTAATAATGTTAAAGTTGGAAGAGATTGGACAATTTACTCTGTTATCGAAGGAGTTGTAAAATTTGAAAGAGCTTCGAAGGAAAAATTAAAAGTTTCAGTTTATCCTAAAACAGCTTAA
- the rplU gene encoding 50S ribosomal protein L21 translates to MYAVIRTGGKQYTVKPGDVLQVEKLEQQLGSEFNISDILLLGGDVTHVGQPVVKNASVTVVVTKQARSPKVIVFKKKRRHSFRKFKSHKQPFTELFVKAITSPEGKTETTEAQPKISDMAALRAQRIQDKVEARKAKVQAGLKANKATALGEDETKKVSSKKKTAKKVTKKATPKKVAKKTEAKKSAVKKATKKST, encoded by the coding sequence ATGTACGCAGTTATTCGTACTGGTGGAAAACAATATACAGTAAAACCCGGTGATGTTTTGCAAGTTGAGAAGCTTGAACAGCAATTAGGATCAGAATTTAACATTAGCGATATTTTGCTATTAGGTGGAGATGTAACTCATGTAGGCCAGCCAGTGGTTAAAAATGCCTCTGTAACTGTTGTGGTAACTAAGCAAGCCAGGAGCCCAAAGGTCATTGTTTTTAAAAAGAAAAGAAGACATTCATTTAGAAAATTTAAAAGTCACAAGCAACCTTTTACTGAGTTATTTGTTAAAGCGATCACTTCTCCAGAAGGAAAAACAGAAACAACAGAAGCTCAACCAAAGATTTCTGATATGGCGGCATTAAGAGCTCAAAGAATTCAAGATAAAGTTGAGGCGAGAAAAGCAAAGGTGCAAGCTGGATTAAAGGCCAACAAAGCAACAGCTCTAGGTGAAGATGAAACAAAAAAAGTGTCTTCCAAAAAGAAGACAGCTAAAAAAGTAACCAAGAAAGCGACGCCAAAAAAAGTTGCGAAAAAAACAGAGGCGAAAAAATCGGCTGTAAAAAAAGCTACAAAAAAATCGACATAA
- a CDS encoding Rne/Rng family ribonuclease — protein sequence MSAEILINVRPHETRVAYVDSGVLTDLKIERKTSPTLVGAIHRGTVLRVLPGMQAAFVDIGLEKAAFLYVGDIREDLDSDSYPLSDLDREEPLSETIYDEEGIPQKNDNKTPIQDLLKEGQSILVQVAKDPLGTKGARLTTHISLPGRFIVYLPTIRHLGISRRIENEEERERLKELVQKINPTGGVIVRTAGEGATAENLRSDIEYLDRLSKEILKNYEKKKTPGQIHQEMDVELRALRDLMSEVVTSVWVDDVEVHKKVTKFVSQLMPKYKQNIILYEEPKPLFDLYNVELEISRSVDRKIWLKSGGYIVIDEAEALVVIDVNTGRFVGKKDLEDTILKTNLESVKEIAHQLRIRNCGGIIIIDFIDMEKDSHREKIIEALKEEIIKDRAKVNVLSMSSLGLVEMTRKRIRPSLIKILCEPCSYCDGKGYIKRKSTVANEIFRELEREVGMVENQKNNFVVHCRSEIVDWIYEFEGETLEQLERKLKKSVAFKIEPNYHLEQYELFIM from the coding sequence ATGTCTGCTGAAATTTTGATTAATGTAAGACCACACGAGACAAGGGTGGCTTATGTTGACTCTGGGGTCCTTACGGATTTGAAAATTGAAAGAAAAACATCTCCAACTTTGGTAGGAGCTATTCATCGAGGAACTGTTTTACGTGTTTTGCCAGGCATGCAGGCAGCGTTTGTGGATATAGGTCTAGAAAAGGCAGCTTTTCTTTATGTTGGAGATATCAGGGAAGACCTAGACTCAGATAGTTATCCCCTTTCAGACTTAGATAGGGAAGAACCACTTTCAGAGACAATTTATGATGAAGAGGGTATTCCGCAAAAGAATGACAACAAAACACCAATTCAAGATTTACTCAAAGAAGGGCAGTCCATCTTGGTTCAAGTGGCGAAGGATCCCTTAGGCACCAAGGGAGCGAGGCTTACGACCCATATTTCCTTACCAGGAAGATTTATTGTTTACTTGCCAACTATTAGGCATTTAGGAATTTCTCGTAGAATTGAAAATGAAGAAGAGCGTGAAAGGCTCAAGGAATTAGTTCAAAAAATCAACCCAACCGGAGGGGTCATCGTCAGGACAGCCGGGGAAGGTGCCACTGCAGAAAATTTAAGATCAGATATTGAGTATCTAGATAGGCTATCAAAAGAGATCCTTAAAAATTATGAAAAGAAAAAAACCCCAGGGCAGATCCATCAAGAGATGGATGTGGAATTAAGAGCCCTCAGGGACTTAATGAGTGAAGTGGTAACTTCTGTTTGGGTTGATGATGTGGAAGTTCACAAAAAAGTAACTAAATTTGTTTCGCAACTGATGCCTAAATATAAGCAAAATATTATTCTTTATGAAGAGCCAAAGCCTTTGTTTGATTTGTATAATGTCGAGTTAGAAATATCTCGATCGGTGGACCGAAAAATATGGTTAAAATCGGGTGGATATATTGTTATTGATGAAGCGGAAGCACTTGTAGTTATTGATGTGAACACGGGTCGATTTGTCGGGAAAAAAGACTTGGAAGACACCATTTTAAAAACGAATTTAGAATCTGTTAAAGAGATTGCTCATCAATTAAGAATACGAAACTGTGGCGGGATTATTATCATAGACTTTATTGATATGGAAAAAGACAGTCATCGGGAAAAAATCATTGAAGCTTTAAAGGAAGAAATTATTAAAGATAGAGCCAAAGTCAATGTTTTATCCATGTCCTCTTTGGGTCTGGTAGAGATGACTCGAAAAAGAATTCGCCCAAGCTTGATTAAAATACTGTGTGAACCCTGTAGTTACTGTGATGGGAAGGGCTATATTAAAAGAAAATCAACAGTGGCAAATGAAATTTTCAGAGAACTAGAGCGAGAAGTTGGAATGGTTGAAAACCAGAAGAATAATTTCGTTGTTCACTGTCGGAGTGAAATAGTGGATTGGATTTATGAGTTCGAGGGCGAGACCCTTGAACAATTAGAACGAAAATTAAAAAAATCAGTCGCTTTTAAAATTGAGCCTAATTATCATCTTGAACAATATGAACTATTTATAATGTAA
- a CDS encoding type IV pilus twitching motility protein PilT translates to MAAIDDLFKIMVEQRASDLHITSGAPPFLRLHGRMMPLNYKELNSQEVQGLLFEILTEKQKKSFVEKWELDCAYTLQGVARFRCNVFMQRKGLAGVFRIIPEKIKSAQELNIPQGILDLLDCDRGLILVTGPTGSGKSTTLAAMIHEINLSSESHIITVEDPIEFVHQNIKCIVNQREVGSHTKSFANALKAALREDPDIILVGELRDLETISLALTAAETGHIVFGTLHTNNSAKTIDRIIDVFPSGQQSQIRTMLSESLRGIVAQTLFSRADGQGRIAAYEILRNSKAIANLIREGKIHQIPSALQTGTSLGMITFEKYIEDLVKKGKVSSADAKTFLGKESESSSSVASVKKSS, encoded by the coding sequence GTGGCAGCAATAGATGATTTATTCAAAATCATGGTTGAACAAAGAGCATCAGATTTACATATCACCAGTGGGGCACCTCCTTTTTTGCGACTACACGGAAGAATGATGCCTCTAAATTATAAAGAATTAAACAGCCAAGAAGTTCAAGGTTTGCTTTTTGAAATTTTAACTGAAAAGCAAAAAAAATCCTTTGTTGAAAAATGGGAGTTGGATTGCGCTTATACTCTACAGGGCGTGGCTAGATTTAGATGCAATGTTTTCATGCAGAGAAAAGGACTTGCTGGTGTTTTCAGGATTATCCCAGAAAAAATCAAATCAGCTCAAGAGCTCAATATTCCCCAAGGGATTCTGGATTTGTTGGATTGTGATCGTGGTTTGATTCTTGTGACGGGTCCAACTGGTTCTGGAAAATCAACAACTCTAGCTGCCATGATTCACGAAATAAACTTAAGCTCTGAATCGCATATTATCACGGTTGAAGATCCCATCGAATTTGTGCATCAAAATATCAAGTGCATCGTGAACCAAAGAGAAGTCGGCTCCCACACCAAATCTTTTGCCAATGCCCTCAAAGCAGCGCTGCGAGAAGATCCAGATATTATCTTAGTGGGAGAGTTGCGAGACCTTGAAACCATTTCATTAGCTCTGACTGCCGCAGAAACGGGTCATATTGTTTTTGGAACTTTACATACGAATAATTCTGCAAAAACGATTGATCGAATTATCGATGTTTTTCCTTCTGGACAGCAATCTCAAATCAGAACCATGCTTTCTGAAAGCTTACGTGGAATTGTGGCTCAAACTCTTTTTTCTCGAGCTGACGGACAGGGACGAATTGCCGCCTACGAGATTTTAAGAAACTCAAAGGCCATTGCCAATCTCATCAGGGAGGGCAAAATTCACCAAATCCCATCAGCTCTTCAAACAGGAACTTCTCTGGGCATGATTACTTTTGAAAAATATATCGAAGATCTAGTAAAAAAAGGAAAGGTATCCAGTGCTGATGCTAAGACCTTTTTAGGAAAAGAAAGTGAATCTTCGTCCTCAGTAGCGTCCGTCAAAAAATCAAGCTAG